From Dendropsophus ebraccatus isolate aDenEbr1 chromosome 10, aDenEbr1.pat, whole genome shotgun sequence:
GTCTCCCAGGTTCATGTCCAGGGCTTCTCGTATCTTCACATTATCGGTGTATAGAATAGCCTTTCCATTCAGATTATGATCTCGGATGTTCTTCACATATTCATTAAGATATTGGGCAGATATGTTTTCAAGCTCAAGTATCTAaaaccagaggaaaaaaaaacacatagaagAGTATGTGGGATGAAAAACAACTGGACCCATACTTATTATCCTAAATGGACTGCACTTTGTTTTACCTAGCATAGGCGGTGCTTGATGCAGAACTTCTTTCTGGGGAACAATATATCAGTATTTTTGTCCACAGCCTTTTTTAAGGGTATATTAATTTACTAAATAGTTCCAAGAGTATAGAGGTACGTCCATACACTTCATGCTTTGATTTAAATCCAGCAAAAACTGTAGGAGCGTTCACCATCCAACAGGTTTCAACTGATTCACACAACTCTACTCATGGTCCATGAATAAGGTTGTGTGAAGCAGTTGAAACACCTCTTTTGGTGAATGCTGTTCGCAGGTTAACTGGTTTTAATGAATGTCTAATAAAGAAATCCAAAGAAGTTTCCTTGTGTCAAGTTCTTTTGCAAGATTTGTGTCTACTGTACCAGAGGTTGGATTAGTGCTGAAACCAGGATTCCCACATGGACAAAAATGAACTGGTGTTGGTATAAGAtggtgtaaaatgcccacagcaaccaatcacagctcagctttaattttacctgAGCTGAAAGCTGAACGGTGACTGGTTGTTGTGGACAGTTTATACCAGTTTTCGTTTTACATACAGTAGTTTGATAAATCAGGGCCATATATAAACTGGCTCATCTGGACAATGGACAATTGTATAGGCAATGAGGGCATTTTATTAAATGAGGACCTCATGTAGATGCAAATTGCAAAAAGATTAAACATACTGAATATATATGTTACTTGATGCCTGCGACCAATGACACTGTTAATGACCCGGAGCTGTTAGTCACCCACATGGATCATAATCAGCCACCAATACAAGTGAATGTGACTGCAACCAACTTCTAATCCAACCAAATATGGCCAAGTCTGGAAACAATAACATCAAGATCGTGACAAGAGTTGAGTGAACCAGGccaaggtttgggtttgtacgactGCAAACCATCGACATTTGAATCCCACTCTCTTCCCGTTTCATGGTAAAGGTGGAGACAGtcccaactggaaaacaggaatacagcctaggtcaaaggctttatccctgttttccaggcaggactcgggctgtttcctccttccccatggaacatGAAGACAGCAGAAGTCAAATGCCGACGGTTCAGATTTGTATAAACCTGAAACTTGgtcctgttcgctcatctctaatcatgaccaCGACCACTTTCTCTATGACTGCATCTGTGAATATTACTGTGTCTTGCCATAGTGGCCACAATCGTTCCAGCCAGTGGTGTAGAGTAGTCACGAATGGTTGAAGTAACTTATTGCATGTACAGATACTTGAGTCTGTCAGCCAGTTGCTGCCTATTGTAACCAAAATCTCTTACTTTGAGTCAGTACcactttgctagtactgtaaagtCTATAAATTTTTTACACAGAATTTCCATGCAAAAAATCCACAGCCGTGTGTAATCGTACCCTTAAACTACAAACAAAAATCTAGTTACTAACCTTCTTACAGACAGCTTCAGTGTCCATTTTCATTAAATCCATCCTACTCAGTGTCTCCTTCTTGAACCGTAATAAGTTAAAACTATCATGTAGGAGTTCAATCTTCCTTTGGATGGTAGGATCTAAATTGACGGTGTACGGCCGTAACATGATGGCATCTTCCACAGTGAACTTGGTTTTCTTTAGCAATTGGCAGAAGACATCTAGATCCCCATCTAACTCCAGAAGCTGTTTGATACTTTCTCTAttggcattcaaggcatccagcGACATATTATAAATCAACAACAGTTTTGTATCAAGATAATCTTTTTCAGAGTCGGGagaatcttgtttttttttctttctaatgctCTGTAGCTCATCTTCAATGCACTGTAGTATCCAGCTGAGGGTACACGGCCATTGGGCGGCCATTATCACCCACTTTAACACCTTATGAGTACTTAAACATTTGTCATCCTCGATCATCAGTCTTCTAGTGATGATAATGGTGTTCACAATCCTCCTCATGTTGATAACATTGTCGTTGATATATTGACGATATTCTGGAGAGTTTATTAATTCTTCTGCTTCCTGGGTTGGATCTCTAGTTGTGTCTTGGTTTTCAATACTTTCGGGATGGTCACTTTTGTCCTTTTCCTTAATTATTCTCTTCAAAAACAATTCCTTAGTCTTGTCATTCATTTCGGGTACAGAAAAAGGTAAAGTTACAATTCGGTTGAGGAACAGGTAACCATTGTTGGCCATGCCTTTCAGGAGATCGGATTTTTCGGCACATTCAGTAATGATACCAGGGTCTACAGCCAGGATACATATAAATGGAGCATCTTTATTAGACAGCAGAACATTTATAGCATGTAAGACCTCCACCACTCTATCGGGCAGACACTTGTCCAGTTTGGTGATCTCTATGATGACTCTGATCTCCTGCTTTCTGTATATTTCCATCATCTGAAGGTAAGAGGTGATGATATTGATCTCCTTCTTGACATCACTCATGAAGCCCAACTGGGAGCTCATGTCCGTCCTCTTCATTTTCTGCATCAGTATGTCTTTTTGAGTCACAATGAGATTTCTAACCACTTTAAGGGCTGATCTAGAAAGCAACACTGAACTACCGCCAAAGATAGTTac
This genomic window contains:
- the LOC138766442 gene encoding NTPase KAP family P-loop domain-containing protein 1-like, with translation MKIGHNDAELIQLYISVSPNEITDTSSMFCETWKLLSGRHNIFIDFNAWHCTSCDYLWAGLVTALCDGIEDAFGLIPIGIYRALKKNEESDGDEAEENKHNKSKKCKILHIKEWAPKKILHIPVLIVTLFVFLFLVCSLLVKFLLNVEASDQYDSVTDYILYTAVTIFGGSSVLLSRSALKVVRNLIVTQKDILMQKMKRTDMSSQLGFMSDVKKEINIITSYLQMMEIYRKQEIRVIIEITKLDKCLPDRVVEVLHAINVLLSNKDAPFICILAVDPGIITECAEKSDLLKGMANNGYLFLNRIVTLPFSVPEMNDKTKELFLKRIIKEKDKSDHPESIENQDTTRDPTQEAEELINSPEYRQYINDNVINMRRIVNTIIITRRLMIEDDKCLSTHKVLKWVIMAAQWPCTLSWILQCIEDELQSIRKKKKQDSPDSEKDYLDTKLLLIYNMSLDALNANRESIKQLLELDGDLDVFCQLLKKTKFTVEDAIMLRPYTVNLDPTIQRKIELLHDSFNLLRFKKETLSRMDLMKMDTEAVCKKILELENISAQYLNEYVKNIRDHNLNGKAILYTDNVKIREALDMNLGDWVAFRDVFLSLPTPNLLL